The Hominilimicola fabiformis genomic interval CCCATAGCCGGATTTTCTTCTTTCGGCATATTAAAGTAATCAACCTGCTTGTCTGCGCCGATGTCAAGTGTACGAACGATTACACGTTTATTAACCATTTTTGAAAGTACATCTTTATATGCGGCAAACTGAACATCTTCAGAAGGATAATCGTTGCTTTCAAGATATAAAAATTCACTTCTGAAAAGTCCGATACCCTCGGCATCGTTTTTCAAAACATTGCCGACATCAAGAACACTTCCGATATTTGCACAAAGTTCAATCTTTTGACCGTCTTTTGTTACGCTCTCACGGCCTTTTAATTGTTGAAGAAGTTTGTTTTGCTTATCAATTTCTTCTTTTTTCTTAGTCATTTCGTTGATTGTAGCTTCGTCGGGATCAATATAAATCGTACCCGTAAAACCGTCAACAATGGCATTTTTGCCGTTTGCATCGGCAGATAAAACGCCTTTTGCACCAATCATTGCGGGAATATTCATCATTCTTGCAAGAATTGATGTATGAGAATTTGTAGAGCCACCCTCTGTTACAAAAGCGAGAATTTTGCTCTTGTCGAACTGAACCGTTTCGCTCGGTGCAAGGTCATCGGAAATGATTATAACAGGTTCGTCCGTAACAAGACCGTCCTTGTCCTTACCTGAAAGAATTTTTATAAGTCTTTCCGAAACGTCTTTGACATCCGCACTTCTTTCACGCATATACGGATCGTCCATTGCACGGAACATTTGCACAAAATTGTCGCAAGTTTGTGCAACAGCGGTTTCGGCATTTATAAGCTGGTCGGTAATTATATTTTTGATTGATTCGATATAATCAAGGTCGTCAAGCATCATCTGATGAATTTGGAAAATCATTGCGTTAGCCTCGCCGACTTCGGCAAGAGCCTTATCATAAAGCATACCAAGTTCACTGATTGTCTGCTGACGTGCTGATTCAAAACGAGCGATTTCATCATCACTGCTTTCGATATGATGTCTTTTAATTGTGCTTTCCTCACGGCTGAAAACAAACACAGGCCCAAATGCAATACCGCTGCATACTGGTTTTCCGGTAATAGTAATCATAATAATCTTCTCCTTTGAAATTTGGAAATTTATATATATAGATATAATATTCTCATACTATGTCATATATATTATACAATATTTTTTACAAAAAGAAAAGAACTATTTTGTTAATTGTTGTGCATATTTTTGCTAAAAACAGTAAGGTTCGTTTGGTGAGATTGTATAAATAAGAAAATAAATGAATTAAGTAATGCAAACGTATTGAATGTACGAGTGAGTTGTGATAAAATGAAAGTAATTGTACACAGTGATAGAATAGGAGAGAAACTAATGGATAAGAAAGAATTTGCACTAAAACAACACGAGGACTGGCACGGTAAAATTGAAGTTGTGTCAAGAGCAAAGGTTACAAACAGAGAAGAACTTTCTGTTGCATACACACCGGGTGTTGCAGAGCCTTGTCTTGAAATTTCAAAGGACGTGGATTTGTCATATAAATACACAAGACGTTCAAATCTTGTTGCCGTTATAACGGACGGTACAGCTGTACTCGGACTTGGCGATATAGGTCCGGAGGCAGGTATGCCTGTAATGGAGGGTAAATGTGCATTGTTCAAGGTGTTTGCAGATGTTGACGCATTTCCGCTTTGCGTTCGTTCAAAGGACGTTGACGAAATTGTAAATACGGTTAAAATGATTGCCGGTTCATTCGGCGGTGTTAATCTTGAGGATATATCCGCTCCGAGATGTATTGAGATTGAAAGAAGATTGAGAGAAGAATGTGATATTCCTGTATTCCACGATGACCAACACGGTACAGCCGTTGTTGTACTTGCGTCGGTGCTTAACGCTCTAAAGGTAGTCGGCAAGGATATTACGGAAATTAAAGCCGTTGTAAACGGTGCAGGCTCGGCAGGTATGGCGATAACAAGACTGCTTGTTTCAAGAGGTTTGAAAAATGTAATTATGTGCGACAAGTACGGCTCACTTTACAGAGGAAACCCTGAAATGAACAGCGAACAGGCAAAGCTTGCCGAACTTACAAATCCGGACAATCTTGATGTAAAGCTTGATGAGGCAATCGTAGACGCAGATTTATTTATAGGTGTTTCCGCACCTGGTATTCTTACGGAAGAAATGGTTGCAAAAATGGCTAAAGATCCAATCGTGTTTGCTATGGCAAATCCTGTTCCGGAAATTATGCCTGACGTTGCAAAGAAGGCAGGCGTAAGAGTTATAGGTACGGGAAGAAGTGATTTTCCTAATCAAATCAACAATGTGCTTGCATTCCCGGGTATATTCAGAGGTGCACTTGACGTAAGAGCAAGCGATATTAATGATGAAATGAAAATGGCAGCCGCACAGGCGATTGCCGATATTATTAAAGACGATGAACTTAATGATGAATATATTATTCCTGACGCATTCGATAAGCGTGTAGCGGAAAACGTTGCAAAGGCTGTTGCAAAAGCAGCAAGAGAATCGGGCGTTGCAAGAATATAAGGAGATGTGAAAAAT includes:
- a CDS encoding NAD(P)-dependent malic enzyme; the encoded protein is MDKKEFALKQHEDWHGKIEVVSRAKVTNREELSVAYTPGVAEPCLEISKDVDLSYKYTRRSNLVAVITDGTAVLGLGDIGPEAGMPVMEGKCALFKVFADVDAFPLCVRSKDVDEIVNTVKMIAGSFGGVNLEDISAPRCIEIERRLREECDIPVFHDDQHGTAVVVLASVLNALKVVGKDITEIKAVVNGAGSAGMAITRLLVSRGLKNVIMCDKYGSLYRGNPEMNSEQAKLAELTNPDNLDVKLDEAIVDADLFIGVSAPGILTEEMVAKMAKDPIVFAMANPVPEIMPDVAKKAGVRVIGTGRSDFPNQINNVLAFPGIFRGALDVRASDINDEMKMAAAQAIADIIKDDELNDEYIIPDAFDKRVAENVAKAVAKAARESGVARI
- the ptsP gene encoding phosphoenolpyruvate--protein phosphotransferase, with the protein product MITITGKPVCSGIAFGPVFVFSREESTIKRHHIESSDDEIARFESARQQTISELGMLYDKALAEVGEANAMIFQIHQMMLDDLDYIESIKNIITDQLINAETAVAQTCDNFVQMFRAMDDPYMRERSADVKDVSERLIKILSGKDKDGLVTDEPVIIISDDLAPSETVQFDKSKILAFVTEGGSTNSHTSILARMMNIPAMIGAKGVLSADANGKNAIVDGFTGTIYIDPDEATINEMTKKKEEIDKQNKLLQQLKGRESVTKDGQKIELCANIGSVLDVGNVLKNDAEGIGLFRSEFLYLESNDYPSEDVQFAAYKDVLSKMVNKRVIVRTLDIGADKQVDYFNMPKEENPAMGIRAIRICLQRPDIFKTQLRALYRASVFGKLAIMFPMIASEWEIVKILEIIDEVKAELDSEGIAYSKNVELGCMIETPAAAVISDILSKHLDFFSIGTNDLTQYTLAADRQNPDIGKFCDTHHVAILRLINMIVQNAHKNGTWVGICGELGADLELTEAFLAIGVDELSVTPSAILPIRKKVIETNVSEIKESVLDKYLN